The Puniceicoccaceae bacterium genome includes a region encoding these proteins:
- a CDS encoding type II toxin-antitoxin system VapC family toxin: protein MMLVDTDIVIDYLRDVPEAVDFVEAQIDQIAISSITVAELYQGVRDGAERDVLDVFLSGISVLDTDLSIGRSAGLFRRQYKPSHSPGLADCLIAATAVEHGIPLKTLNTKHFPMLKDVEAPYSKPGSR from the coding sequence ATGATGTTAGTCGATACCGATATTGTCATCGACTACCTCAGGGATGTGCCTGAGGCGGTAGATTTTGTTGAGGCGCAAATTGATCAGATAGCGATTTCGTCCATCACCGTGGCGGAGTTATATCAAGGGGTTCGGGATGGAGCCGAAAGAGATGTGCTCGATGTATTTCTCTCGGGTATCAGTGTTTTGGATACGGATTTATCGATCGGCAGAAGTGCGGGACTCTTTCGCCGTCAATACAAGCCATCTCATAGTCCTGGACTCGCAGATTGCCTAATTGCAGCGACCGCAGTGGAACACGGAATTCCATTAAAAACCCTCAATACGAAACACTTTCCGATGTTAAAAGATGTTGAGGCACCTT